A part of Oncorhynchus clarkii lewisi isolate Uvic-CL-2024 chromosome 17, UVic_Ocla_1.0, whole genome shotgun sequence genomic DNA contains:
- the LOC139370270 gene encoding zinc finger protein 883-like: protein MLILGSPTMNSQIYSHPAKEEGVSWTEKEALGLNIVVKEEEEENITVEEAFRIKQEEEEAITLKEEDVIVKEEEEAFRIKKEEDENVTVKEEKEHFGVKEEDEAISIKEEEEEDVLGVKKDEEEGEEVETGDLIDTRERPDSHSDSGKSPSGEPDPEMPKPAGKHHCSHCGKSFTWLGYLKRHERTHTGEKPFQCSQCGKSFTVLVNLKRHERIHTGEKPYHCSHCGKSFTQLGNLKQHEWTHTEEKPYHCFQCETRFSRSVDLKAHERTHTGEKPFQCSQCGKSFTVVANLKRHERIHTGEKPFQCSHCGKSFTQLGHLKKHKWTHTGEKPYHCSNCGKRFSRSGDLKTHKTTHIGEKPFQSSQCGKSYVKSRYLKEHKRTHRGEKLTQFREEEHYHWSRCGTCFNQLEKMKSHERIEAVFCF, encoded by the exons ATGCTAATTTTAGGTAGCCCAACCATGAACTCACAAATATACTCCCATCCTGCTAAAGAAGAGGGGGTCtcctggacggagaaagaagctctgggtCTGAACATTGTCgtaaaagaagaggaagaggagaatatTACAGTGGAAGAAGCTTTCAGAATaaaacaggaggaagaggaggctatcaCGTTGAAAGAAGAGGatgttatagtgaaagaagaggaagaagcttTCCGAATAAAAAAGGAGGAAGATGAgaatgttacagtgaaagaagagaaagaacattttggagtgaaagaggaagatGAGGCTATCTCAataaaagaggaggaagaggaagatgtttTGGGAGTGAAAAAggatgaggaggaaggagaggaagtggAGACTGGAGATCTGATTGACACTA gagagagaccagactctcactctgacagcgggaagagtccttcaggggaaccagacccagagatgcCCAAACCAGCAGGAAAACACCACTGTTctcactgtggaaagagttttacctggTTAGGGTACCTAAAACggcatgagagaacacacacaggagaaaagcctttccaatgttcccagtgtggaaagagttttaccgtGTTAGTTAACCTGAaaaggcatgagagaatacacactggagaaaagccttatcactgttcccactgtggaaagagttttactcagttagGGAACCTAAAACAGCATGAGTGGACACACACGGAagaaaagccttaccactgcttccAATGTGAAACTAGATTTTCACGATCAGTGGACCTAAAAGCTcacgagagaacacacacaggagaaaagcctttccaatgttcccagtgtggaaagagttttaccgtGGTAGCTAACCTGAaaaggcatgagagaatacacactggagaaAAGCCATTCCAATGttcccattgtggaaagagttttactcagttgGGACACTTAAAAAAGCACAAGTGGACAcatacaggagaaaagccttatcaCTGTTCCAACTGTGGAAAGAGATTTTCCCGATCAGGGGACCTAAAAACTCACAAGACAACACACATAGGAGAAAAAcctttccagagttcccagtgtggaaagagttatGTTAAGTCACGGTACCTAAAAGAGcataagagaacacacagaggggAAAAGCTTACCCAAT TTAGAGAAGAGGAGCACTACCACTGGTCCCGCTGTGGAACATGTTTTAACCAGTTAGAGAAGATGAAATCACACGAGAGAATAGAGGCTGTGTTCTGTTTTTGA